The Pelagibacterium halotolerans B2 genome has a segment encoding these proteins:
- a CDS encoding UvrD-helicase domain-containing protein: MRPQAFQPTREQQEIIDHDGSAFVTACPGAGKTRVMTERARRLFADMPAGRGVAFLSFTQGAVFELETRLREEGILPSPVFPSFIGTFDSFVWQFLVAPFGISNCDVRPRLIADIADLAVTPFNGAHPLPLSCFCPVTGTIFAQAAKQRGFDLSQKSNQQIQAYVTAAASIRAGLRTRGQLGFDEARGVALERLRDAAAAPRISAALAARFSEVIVDEAQDCNPDDLHIIAWLRDSGLPVKVVCDPHQSIYEFRGGVTDQLFAFAETFDEEGRKALTGNFRSAPNICKTTAQLRPLASRSAPDEPLGRHKDDATPVLILSYPGAAVPAAIGTTFCEQVTQAEIDLAESPVIAATKASGAAAAGQPRPSKRRDRSVRLAQAVTDFHFAAGFNDMKTAIDQMHHILLELEGRLGDLSYRQYLADNEIEQASWRPQVLFLLRALRFDPSKHADAKAWHAATKELLSRQLTLNDGPSLSQRLKWNNAVSTVLAAVPAATAMPRTIHAVKGMEFPAVCVVTTASTLKSILDYLDTGEPADKAEDARKLYVAASRAEELLVIAAPRSQSQRLATHLNAQGALVEVLEL; this comes from the coding sequence ATGAGACCGCAAGCCTTTCAGCCCACCCGGGAACAACAGGAAATTATCGATCATGACGGTTCCGCCTTTGTGACGGCATGTCCTGGCGCCGGCAAGACGCGGGTTATGACTGAACGCGCGCGGCGCTTGTTCGCTGACATGCCGGCGGGCCGGGGCGTGGCGTTCCTGTCATTTACGCAGGGTGCCGTTTTCGAGCTGGAAACACGGCTCCGGGAAGAAGGGATACTGCCTTCGCCCGTGTTTCCGAGCTTCATCGGCACGTTTGACAGTTTCGTCTGGCAGTTTCTTGTCGCGCCCTTCGGCATTTCGAATTGCGATGTTCGGCCGCGCCTGATCGCCGATATCGCAGACCTTGCCGTGACGCCCTTCAACGGCGCCCATCCCTTGCCGCTATCCTGCTTTTGTCCGGTTACCGGGACAATATTCGCGCAGGCAGCGAAACAGCGCGGATTCGACCTTTCCCAAAAGTCCAACCAGCAGATCCAGGCCTATGTCACAGCGGCGGCGAGTATCCGCGCCGGTTTGCGGACGCGCGGACAACTAGGGTTTGATGAGGCGCGGGGCGTTGCGCTCGAACGGCTTAGAGACGCGGCGGCCGCGCCCCGCATTTCGGCCGCCCTGGCGGCCCGGTTCAGCGAAGTCATCGTAGACGAAGCGCAAGACTGTAATCCTGACGATCTGCATATCATTGCATGGCTGCGGGATTCGGGACTGCCGGTGAAAGTCGTATGCGACCCGCACCAATCGATCTATGAATTTCGCGGTGGTGTTACAGACCAGCTTTTTGCGTTTGCCGAGACCTTTGACGAAGAGGGCCGCAAAGCTCTGACCGGAAACTTCCGGTCGGCGCCCAATATATGCAAGACCACGGCGCAGTTACGCCCACTCGCATCGCGTTCCGCACCGGATGAACCGCTCGGTCGCCACAAGGACGACGCCACACCGGTTCTCATCCTGTCCTATCCCGGCGCCGCCGTTCCGGCGGCGATCGGGACGACCTTTTGTGAACAGGTGACACAAGCGGAGATCGACCTTGCCGAGTCTCCGGTCATTGCCGCGACCAAAGCCAGCGGCGCCGCCGCTGCAGGACAGCCGCGTCCGAGCAAAAGACGGGACCGGTCCGTGCGCCTCGCCCAGGCCGTGACGGATTTTCATTTTGCGGCCGGCTTCAACGATATGAAGACGGCGATCGACCAGATGCACCACATCCTGCTGGAGCTAGAGGGACGCCTGGGTGATCTCTCCTACCGGCAATATCTTGCCGACAACGAGATCGAACAGGCGAGCTGGCGTCCCCAGGTCCTGTTTCTCCTGCGGGCGCTGCGCTTCGACCCTTCAAAACATGCCGATGCCAAAGCGTGGCATGCCGCTACCAAGGAATTGCTCTCCCGGCAACTGACCTTGAACGACGGGCCGTCGCTGTCTCAAAGGCTTAAATGGAACAACGCGGTTTCCACCGTGCTTGCGGCCGTTCCGGCGGCGACGGCGATGCCACGCACAATACATGCGGTTAAAGGTATGGAGTTTCCCGCCGTCTGTGTCGTGACCACAGCCTCTACTCTCAAAAGCATACTCGACTACCTGGATACCGGGGAGCCCGCAGATAAAGCCGAAGATGCCCGCAAGCTTTATGTCGCGGCTTCGCGTGCGGAAGAGTTACTTGTGATCGCCGCACCCCGGAGCCAATCTCAACGACTGGCTACCCATTTGAATGCCCAAGGAGCGTTAGTGGAAGTCCTTGAACTATAG
- a CDS encoding argonaute/piwi family protein: MLYLEEPQLEFRHGQHLVYPRDGLYLYGPVGETKELPTIRYGVIGTPDGVGRFKAWAQSMAGFIDIPPPGPRSRAVEPQHVPFPGFAAAFHADWPVEPPYIIDSLDPDEIEQTLRIANRHEAVRNTVDMFVSRLVAENNRLESAPQFWFVVIPEKVYELGRPKSTVRRDDRVAGEVTISQRRAKELQRQPTLFGEDEREAEVYQYATHFRRQLKARLLKERIVTQIVRETTLAPGDFRRESGMPIRRVEDPATIAWKMGTGAYYKAGGKPWQLADVRPGVCYVGLVYKRSELTSDKRHACCAAQMFLADGEGVVFRGALGPWFQTDTKQFHLDKDAARNLIKMVVGEYTRLHDGPPTELFIHAKSAFTDNEWRGFSSACGDETNLVGVQIAEARDDLKLYRPGEYPVIRGTALQIGERHALLWTSGYVPRLDTYMGPETPNPISVRVLRGECPLTTVLADVLGLTKINFNSCLHNDRLPVTIRFANAVGDVLISAPMDGEPKLPFKFYI, translated from the coding sequence ATGCTCTATCTGGAAGAACCTCAGCTTGAGTTCCGCCACGGTCAGCACCTCGTCTATCCCCGCGACGGCCTCTACCTCTATGGACCCGTCGGCGAGACAAAAGAACTGCCGACGATCCGATACGGCGTGATTGGCACGCCGGATGGCGTAGGTCGCTTCAAAGCCTGGGCACAATCCATGGCAGGATTTATAGATATCCCACCGCCTGGGCCGCGTTCGCGCGCTGTCGAACCACAGCATGTTCCATTTCCGGGCTTCGCCGCGGCTTTCCATGCTGACTGGCCCGTTGAACCGCCCTACATCATTGACAGCCTTGATCCCGACGAGATCGAACAAACGCTCAGGATCGCCAATCGTCATGAGGCGGTGCGCAACACTGTCGACATGTTCGTGTCGCGCCTCGTCGCTGAGAACAATCGCCTCGAAAGCGCACCGCAATTCTGGTTCGTCGTCATTCCCGAAAAGGTCTACGAACTCGGCAGACCGAAATCGACGGTTAGACGTGACGATCGCGTTGCGGGCGAAGTGACGATCTCCCAGCGTCGTGCAAAGGAGCTGCAGCGCCAACCGACCTTGTTTGGCGAGGACGAGCGCGAAGCCGAAGTCTATCAATATGCGACCCATTTCCGCCGGCAACTAAAGGCACGGCTCCTCAAAGAGCGGATTGTCACGCAGATCGTTCGTGAAACGACGCTGGCGCCCGGCGATTTCCGTCGCGAGAGCGGCATGCCGATCAGACGCGTCGAGGATCCTGCGACTATCGCCTGGAAAATGGGAACGGGCGCCTACTACAAGGCTGGCGGGAAGCCTTGGCAGTTGGCCGATGTTCGACCGGGCGTCTGTTATGTCGGACTGGTCTACAAACGCAGCGAACTAACAAGCGACAAGCGTCATGCCTGCTGCGCAGCCCAAATGTTTCTCGCTGACGGGGAAGGCGTGGTCTTCCGCGGCGCGCTCGGCCCTTGGTTCCAAACCGATACGAAGCAGTTCCACCTTGATAAGGATGCCGCCAGGAACCTTATCAAGATGGTGGTGGGCGAATACACCCGCCTGCACGATGGCCCACCAACCGAACTCTTCATCCACGCGAAGTCCGCCTTTACCGACAACGAATGGCGCGGTTTTTCGTCCGCCTGCGGGGATGAGACCAACCTCGTCGGTGTGCAGATTGCCGAGGCTCGTGATGACCTGAAGCTCTATCGTCCTGGAGAGTATCCCGTCATTCGCGGCACGGCGCTGCAGATCGGTGAACGTCACGCACTTCTGTGGACCTCGGGCTATGTGCCACGGCTGGACACCTATATGGGGCCTGAGACCCCGAACCCGATTTCGGTTCGCGTTCTTCGCGGCGAGTGCCCACTGACGACGGTCCTCGCCGACGTGCTCGGGCTCACGAAGATCAACTTCAATTCGTGCCTTCACAATGACCGGTTACCGGTGACGATCCGTTTCGCCAACGCGGTCGGAGATGTCCTCATTTCCGCCCCGATGGATGGCGAGCCGAAGCTGCCGTTCAAATTCTACATCTAG
- a CDS encoding toll/interleukin-1 receptor domain-containing protein: protein MTPPPNTEPEAKDAPREAIFISHAAPEDNAFTIWLGAKLAAMGYEVWADVLRLKGGDDWQRKLEDALRHRACKMLLVANPRAVDKQGVRNEIQIASEVARKVGDNAFIIPLRMEPFEAPFLIAHAQYIDFTRGWARGLSELLETLQETYHVTRNASGGDAIWREVQLIHGKTLVSQPERLISNWLSIEQLPEKIRYYEFKGQVSERRAQAAMKDAPWPLRPFQRGFLSFTRIHDLQDHFGPNLPIGQKAQRRVAGFLDTGWDKIGIERLDARNQFSDLARQAFEKLFTERGLRSYELSGTQLAWWGPVDVVPTTKIAFRWGDVAGLRQIQGMSVKRQMNWHFAVSVAARSAPQHHVRIVNRLVFTEDGHKPFDDPAKMHRLRRSFAKTWRNARWRDMLLAFLHWLADGKDSLSVPVSSEEGIVLGLPPISWQVPVSLPVEEEAPEPDDDDPSNDDEPDESSSQGGDGGSEEAGDDD, encoded by the coding sequence ATGACGCCACCGCCAAATACAGAGCCGGAAGCGAAGGATGCGCCGCGTGAGGCCATCTTCATCAGCCACGCCGCTCCCGAAGACAACGCGTTCACAATCTGGCTTGGCGCCAAACTTGCCGCCATGGGCTACGAGGTCTGGGCCGACGTGCTCCGCCTGAAAGGTGGTGACGACTGGCAGCGTAAGCTCGAAGACGCGCTTCGCCACCGTGCCTGCAAGATGTTGCTGGTCGCCAATCCCCGCGCCGTCGACAAGCAGGGTGTTCGCAACGAAATCCAGATCGCCTCCGAGGTCGCGCGCAAGGTTGGCGACAACGCCTTCATCATTCCGCTGCGCATGGAACCCTTCGAGGCGCCGTTCCTGATTGCCCATGCGCAGTATATTGACTTCACACGCGGCTGGGCGCGCGGCCTCTCGGAACTGCTGGAGACCCTGCAGGAAACCTATCATGTTACCCGCAACGCGAGCGGCGGCGACGCGATCTGGCGCGAAGTCCAGCTTATTCACGGCAAGACTCTTGTCTCCCAACCCGAACGCCTGATCTCAAACTGGCTCTCGATCGAGCAATTGCCGGAGAAGATCCGCTACTACGAATTCAAAGGCCAAGTGTCCGAACGTCGAGCCCAGGCGGCGATGAAAGACGCCCCATGGCCACTGCGGCCATTCCAACGGGGCTTTCTTTCCTTCACACGCATCCATGACCTGCAGGACCACTTTGGGCCGAACCTTCCGATTGGTCAGAAGGCACAGCGTCGCGTCGCCGGCTTCCTAGACACCGGTTGGGACAAGATCGGGATCGAACGACTCGACGCCCGCAATCAGTTCAGCGATCTGGCTCGCCAAGCGTTTGAAAAATTATTCACCGAGCGCGGCCTTCGTTCCTACGAATTGTCCGGCACCCAACTGGCTTGGTGGGGGCCCGTCGACGTCGTGCCGACGACAAAGATTGCCTTTCGTTGGGGCGATGTCGCTGGTCTCCGGCAAATACAAGGGATGTCGGTCAAGCGGCAAATGAACTGGCATTTCGCCGTGAGCGTCGCCGCACGCTCAGCGCCACAGCACCATGTTCGGATCGTCAACCGCCTCGTCTTCACTGAGGATGGCCACAAGCCATTTGACGACCCCGCCAAGATGCATCGGCTCCGCCGCTCCTTTGCCAAGACATGGCGCAATGCCCGTTGGCGGGACATGCTGCTCGCCTTCCTGCACTGGCTTGCCGACGGAAAAGATTCGCTCTCCGTGCCGGTCAGCTCCGAAGAAGGGATTGTGCTCGGCCTGCCGCCGATTTCCTGGCAGGTGCCGGTCAGTCTTCCGGTCGAGGAGGAAGCTCCCGAACCCGATGACGACGATCCCAGCAACGATGACGAACCGGATGAATCCAGTAGCCAAGGTGGCGATGGGGGCTCCGAGGAGGCAGGCGATGACGACTAG
- a CDS encoding nucleotidyl transferase AbiEii/AbiGii toxin family protein, whose translation MARKVNNIGASVRARLLARARAENLDFQILLTRYALERLLYRLSISDRRNDFILKGAMLFAVWRDDPFRPTRDLDLLGHGDPEPAAIAESMRSICSAIVPDDGVIFDIDGIEATPIRDEAEYAGVRVRTSATIAGARVPIQIDVGFGDAITPAALEIEYPSLLDAPAPMLRAYPPETVIAEKTEAIVSLGVANSRMKDFYDLWMVSQTFAFEGKALTDAVQKTFERRRTPWPEQLPTGLSDAFASEKDAQWRAFLARDRLAAAPASLIDVADNLRAFLGPVLAREELASWPASGPWMYLEAAE comes from the coding sequence ATGGCGCGTAAAGTTAACAATATAGGCGCATCCGTGCGCGCCCGCCTGCTCGCCCGCGCGCGTGCCGAAAATCTGGACTTCCAGATTTTGCTGACGCGCTACGCCTTGGAACGGCTGCTCTATCGCCTCAGCATCTCGGACCGGCGAAACGATTTCATCTTGAAGGGCGCGATGCTCTTCGCCGTATGGCGAGACGATCCCTTCCGCCCCACGCGCGACCTTGATCTGCTGGGCCACGGCGACCCCGAACCCGCTGCAATCGCCGAGAGCATGCGGTCAATCTGTTCAGCCATCGTACCCGACGACGGCGTTATTTTCGATATCGATGGAATCGAAGCCACCCCCATCCGCGACGAGGCCGAATACGCCGGCGTACGTGTGAGAACCAGCGCAACAATCGCTGGCGCGCGCGTTCCCATCCAGATTGATGTCGGCTTCGGTGACGCAATCACACCCGCCGCGCTTGAGATCGAGTACCCCAGCCTGCTGGACGCCCCGGCACCGATGCTGCGCGCCTACCCGCCTGAAACGGTCATCGCCGAGAAGACTGAAGCGATCGTCTCGCTCGGTGTTGCCAACAGCCGAATGAAGGATTTTTACGACCTCTGGATGGTTTCGCAGACCTTCGCTTTCGAAGGCAAGGCTCTCACGGACGCCGTCCAGAAAACCTTCGAGCGACGTCGGACACCCTGGCCCGAGCAATTGCCCACCGGTCTCAGCGATGCCTTTGCCAGCGAGAAGGACGCCCAGTGGCGAGCATTCCTAGCGCGTGATCGGCTGGCAGCTGCGCCTGCTTCCCTCATCGACGTCGCCGACAATCTGCGGGCGTTCCTGGGACCGGTATTGGCGCGAGAAGAGCTGGCATCCTGGCCCGCAAGCGGACCTTGGATGTATCTGGAGGCTGCCGAATGA
- a CDS encoding type IV toxin-antitoxin system AbiEi family antitoxin domain-containing protein yields the protein MSPPSASQRKTACALLSEKGLVRMREFRDAGVGAETVARLVRDGAVERVARGLYQLSGAMPDPQHNFAEASALVPKGVICLTSALQYHDMTLQMPSAVWMAIDRTGWKPKVEYPPIRFVRFGTKAMSEGIKRHQIDGVAVPIFEPAKTIVDCFRYRNKIGLDIALESLREGLRAKRVTPDQLWKFARSARVWTVMRPYVEAMVADGA from the coding sequence ATGTCACCACCCTCCGCGTCTCAACGCAAAACCGCTTGCGCCCTCCTGAGCGAGAAGGGCCTTGTCCGCATGCGTGAGTTTCGCGACGCGGGCGTAGGGGCCGAGACTGTTGCGCGCCTGGTTCGAGACGGCGCAGTCGAACGCGTGGCACGCGGCCTTTATCAGCTTTCAGGTGCCATGCCCGATCCGCAGCACAACTTCGCCGAAGCCTCGGCCCTTGTGCCAAAGGGCGTGATCTGCCTGACCTCCGCGCTGCAGTACCATGACATGACCCTGCAGATGCCATCTGCCGTTTGGATGGCCATCGACCGCACCGGCTGGAAGCCAAAGGTCGAATATCCCCCGATCCGGTTCGTGCGGTTTGGAACCAAGGCCATGTCTGAAGGCATCAAGCGCCATCAAATTGACGGGGTCGCTGTCCCGATCTTCGAACCCGCCAAGACGATCGTCGACTGCTTCCGTTACCGCAACAAGATTGGTCTCGACATCGCCCTTGAAAGCCTGCGCGAGGGACTTCGGGCCAAACGCGTGACGCCAGACCAGCTGTGGAAATTCGCGCGCTCCGCTCGCGTCTGGACGGTTATGCGCCCCTATGTTGAAGCCATGGTGGCCGATGGCGCGTAA
- a CDS encoding phosphoribosyltransferase-like protein → MPRFSDSEVAERWLDRFSETDREIAANLIDEVLLVSGGELTSGITRLFDKVQAEHGSQGPLAFYAEREVKWDKSQVLPIFPGARNGRAVGKGPQPIPFDPNRPEVGSEGLIANLITSYCRQHGRQMLNHPGPDLLRGRRAGPIVIVADFIGSGQRVWEMLEAFRAVATVRSWRSYHLIDFYVVAYSGTEEGLRHVRSSRLRPKVLTVTGCPTIDTAFRKPAREAVRQLCRTYPPNHNWPLGYGWAGALIAFEHGVPNNAPPILHRGWGKWAPLFQRRSTVSAMGEFPSTNREELAARAEQLLRIRDAEIYLSDSRGRRWIKTMLVLAAIEAGARSRAQISAHSRLKLETVREIVDFTEIARWTTRKLTLSALGRSELRRLKRRRARSPVLPKPNKPFYYPTQLRAR, encoded by the coding sequence GTGCCGAGATTCTCTGACAGCGAAGTTGCAGAACGCTGGCTTGACCGTTTTTCAGAAACGGATCGAGAGATAGCTGCCAACCTCATCGACGAGGTGCTTCTCGTCAGCGGTGGCGAACTAACGAGCGGCATCACCCGACTTTTTGATAAGGTCCAGGCTGAGCACGGAAGTCAGGGCCCGCTCGCCTTTTACGCAGAACGCGAAGTGAAATGGGACAAAAGCCAAGTCTTACCGATCTTTCCTGGAGCTCGGAACGGGCGCGCGGTCGGCAAAGGCCCACAGCCTATTCCCTTCGATCCCAATCGTCCCGAGGTCGGAAGCGAAGGCCTCATTGCAAATCTCATCACCAGCTATTGTCGCCAACATGGCCGACAGATGCTCAACCATCCGGGTCCGGACCTCCTGCGCGGGCGCAGAGCAGGCCCGATTGTTATCGTTGCTGATTTCATCGGATCGGGGCAGCGGGTTTGGGAGATGCTCGAAGCATTTCGCGCTGTCGCCACTGTTCGAAGTTGGCGCTCCTACCACCTGATCGATTTCTACGTCGTCGCGTATTCGGGCACTGAGGAGGGTTTGCGCCACGTGCGATCAAGCCGTTTGCGACCGAAGGTGCTGACGGTGACGGGATGTCCGACGATCGACACCGCGTTCCGCAAGCCGGCGCGCGAAGCTGTGAGGCAACTGTGCCGGACTTATCCTCCTAATCACAACTGGCCCCTCGGTTATGGCTGGGCGGGAGCGCTAATCGCATTCGAGCATGGTGTGCCAAACAATGCTCCACCCATACTGCATCGTGGCTGGGGCAAATGGGCGCCGCTCTTCCAGCGGCGGAGCACCGTCTCGGCCATGGGCGAATTCCCAAGCACAAACCGTGAGGAGCTCGCTGCGCGTGCAGAACAGCTGCTTCGCATCCGCGATGCCGAGATTTACTTGTCTGACTCGCGTGGCCGCCGTTGGATCAAAACGATGCTGGTGCTGGCGGCGATTGAGGCGGGTGCTCGCTCCCGCGCGCAGATATCGGCGCACAGCAGGCTGAAGCTTGAGACAGTGCGAGAGATCGTCGACTTCACCGAAATCGCGCGTTGGACGACACGGAAGCTGACACTGTCTGCGCTTGGACGATCCGAGCTGCGGCGGCTCAAGCGGCGCCGCGCGCGCAGTCCCGTCCTTCCAAAGCCGAACAAACCCTTCTACTATCCCACTCAGTTGAGGGCTCGGTGA
- a CDS encoding reverse transcriptase family protein, translated as MPAPSPQRYRSQGRREGVDDAVLDNAVATFERIRAVDPRITPVLTLRHLSHLTDIPFLHLRDLVARHVHRPYKFFYLKKRIPSRNRVRMISVPNGTLMSLQRWIVDNILQFTRPHTASYAFHPECRPYEAAAEHCGCSWLLKIDLEEFFHTVSEGRVAAVFEGLGFPRLLSFELARLTTVACERRGPRPDPEERWPAIPHYQCEHEGMLPQGAPTSPMLANLAMLKTDEILSELAEEHGMTYTRYADDLAFSCGDKIDAEHVRRFKRLVLGKLNNSGFRPNHRKTVIRGPGTRRIVLGMLVDTERPRLPREYKDNIRMHLHYLTSESYGPSEHAASRKTSVSGIFHHVRGLIAWAETVEPDYGACALESFRSVDWPPLEPQRLR; from the coding sequence ATGCCGGCGCCGAGCCCTCAACGTTACCGCTCTCAAGGGCGCCGCGAAGGTGTCGACGATGCGGTGCTCGACAATGCGGTGGCGACTTTCGAGCGGATCCGCGCCGTAGATCCCAGGATCACGCCGGTTCTGACGCTCAGGCATCTCAGCCATCTGACCGATATTCCGTTCCTGCATCTTCGCGATCTGGTAGCGCGGCACGTGCATCGGCCTTATAAGTTCTTCTATCTCAAGAAACGTATTCCCAGCCGAAATCGCGTTCGCATGATCAGCGTGCCGAATGGGACGTTGATGAGCCTTCAGAGATGGATTGTCGACAATATCCTGCAATTCACCCGCCCGCATACTGCCAGCTACGCGTTCCATCCCGAGTGTCGGCCTTATGAAGCGGCGGCGGAGCATTGCGGATGCTCTTGGTTGCTCAAGATCGATCTCGAAGAGTTCTTTCACACAGTGTCGGAAGGGCGAGTCGCCGCTGTATTCGAGGGTCTGGGATTTCCGCGCCTTCTGTCCTTCGAACTTGCAAGACTAACGACGGTAGCGTGTGAGCGCCGCGGACCGCGACCTGATCCAGAAGAACGTTGGCCTGCAATTCCGCACTATCAGTGCGAGCATGAAGGGATGCTTCCACAAGGCGCGCCGACGAGCCCCATGCTCGCCAACCTTGCAATGCTGAAGACCGACGAGATCTTGAGCGAGCTCGCTGAGGAGCACGGGATGACCTACACAAGGTATGCCGATGACCTGGCGTTCTCGTGTGGCGACAAAATCGACGCTGAGCACGTCCGACGCTTTAAGCGGTTGGTCTTGGGTAAGCTGAACAATTCAGGGTTTCGACCCAACCACAGGAAAACGGTCATTCGCGGGCCAGGGACAAGACGGATTGTTCTGGGCATGTTGGTTGATACCGAGCGGCCGCGATTGCCGCGCGAATACAAGGATAACATCCGCATGCATCTACATTACCTGACTTCGGAATCATACGGGCCGTCTGAGCACGCAGCTTCGAGGAAAACTTCCGTGTCCGGTATCTTTCATCACGTTCGCGGTTTGATCGCTTGGGCGGAAACCGTTGAGCCGGACTATGGCGCGTGCGCTCTGGAAAGCTTCAGGTCCGTTGACTGGCCCCCGCTGGAGCCACAACGACTGCGCTGA
- a CDS encoding DUF3800 domain-containing protein: MPAQLLANHEPVASYRYMECYRIDESGYTGFDLLNADQPFQGAAAIAISDDNAARLIGEHFPKLQASELKYRALSRRPGNRPRLLGLLRDLLADHKSVTYICDKRFLLILMFCDYAVEPWYYERGHDFYKDGQNYAMASLLALTGRTLLGDPQFDEMLAAFQHAVKEKDASALHALVDATRATAWHQFPEALGPLAQYAAPECLSAVANPGVDTDAALIVLQSLISRMEAMCDTPYRVEHDRSKNLATYNSLLHRLIAHEDEIELKQTKIASFKFPLKLTEVRQVDSKASPAVQVADVMIGAAIEAAMVMTGHRKNGIEPDSLISLYEDNQFIHLTPSIDFEEQKEFRRGTQASEVIDYFAANFVDPARGRR; the protein is encoded by the coding sequence ATGCCAGCCCAACTGCTTGCTAACCACGAGCCGGTTGCGTCATATCGTTATATGGAATGCTACAGGATTGATGAGAGCGGCTACACTGGTTTCGACTTGCTCAACGCTGACCAGCCCTTCCAAGGCGCAGCGGCCATAGCCATAAGCGATGACAATGCAGCACGACTAATCGGCGAGCATTTCCCTAAACTGCAGGCGAGCGAGCTAAAGTACCGAGCTCTCTCGCGCCGTCCGGGCAATCGCCCTCGCCTGCTCGGGCTGTTGCGCGATCTGTTGGCGGACCACAAGAGCGTCACCTATATCTGTGACAAGCGCTTCCTGCTAATTCTGATGTTTTGCGACTACGCCGTGGAACCTTGGTATTACGAGCGAGGGCACGACTTTTACAAAGACGGTCAGAACTATGCCATGGCGTCGCTGCTCGCGCTCACCGGACGTACGCTGCTAGGCGATCCACAATTCGACGAAATGCTCGCCGCCTTCCAGCATGCGGTCAAAGAAAAAGACGCGAGTGCGCTTCATGCCCTCGTCGATGCCACCCGCGCGACAGCCTGGCATCAGTTCCCTGAGGCGCTTGGACCACTTGCCCAATATGCCGCTCCTGAATGCCTGTCGGCAGTAGCTAATCCCGGCGTTGACACAGACGCAGCGCTAATCGTCCTGCAATCACTGATCAGCCGGATGGAAGCGATGTGCGATACGCCATACAGGGTCGAGCACGACCGCTCCAAGAACTTGGCGACCTATAACTCACTCTTGCATCGGTTGATCGCCCATGAGGACGAAATCGAACTCAAACAGACAAAGATAGCTAGCTTCAAGTTCCCGCTAAAACTAACGGAGGTCCGTCAGGTCGATTCAAAAGCCAGTCCAGCTGTTCAAGTCGCGGACGTGATGATCGGCGCCGCGATTGAGGCTGCTATGGTGATGACCGGCCATCGCAAGAACGGCATCGAGCCCGATAGCCTGATATCGCTCTACGAGGATAACCAGTTTATCCACCTGACGCCGAGCATCGATTTCGAGGAGCAGAAGGAGTTTCGGCGCGGCACACAAGCATCTGAAGTGATCGATTACTTTGCTGCTAATTTCGTCGACCCGGCGCGGGGGCGCCGTTGA